A genomic window from Salvia hispanica cultivar TCC Black 2014 chromosome 5, UniMelb_Shisp_WGS_1.0, whole genome shotgun sequence includes:
- the LOC125188385 gene encoding uncharacterized protein LOC125188385 produces MKGKATRVSIKRLNPARQDEDAAKMEKELLDRVTRFESHIHTLKSECRRLCISLGDVTELDQTSVAYMKPSFSKVMVNLSGIIRDFEGLTQDFISLKEASTRSTHLVNAYVKFDINRCQNFKAKVIQRFQDMTQEVINIKASLEKKIPVTNEDN; encoded by the exons ATGAAAGGAAAAGCTACTCGAGTTTCCATCAAGAGGCTCAACCCCGCCAGACAAGATGAAGATGCTGCTAAG atggagaaggagCTTCTTGATAGGGTTACACGGTTTGAAAGCCATATCCATACGTTGAAATCTGAATGTCGACGCCTCTGCATTAGCCTTGGTGATGTTACTGAGCTTGATCAAACGAGTGTTGCATATATGAAGCCGAGCTTTAGCAAAGTTATGGTGAATCTGTCTGGCATAATCCGTGATTTTGAAGGATTGACTCAAGACTTCATCAGTCTGAAGGAAGCCAGCACTCGTTCAACTCATCTTGTTAATGCCTATGTCAAATTCGATATCAACCGATGTCAAAACTTTAAAGCTAAAGTGATCCAGAGATTCCAAGATATGACACAGGAAGTAATCAACATCAAAGCCTCGTTGGAGAAGAAGATTCCTGTAACGAATGAGGACAATTAg
- the LOC125188384 gene encoding 60S ribosomal protein L7-1, with amino-acid sequence MATEEAAPAALNYIPEVVLKKRKTNEQWAVRRKLQQEERAKRQKSGNFIIKKPEQFIREYRDKELDLVQMKSRGKRIRSASVTPESNLLFVIRIRGKNDMHPKTRKILYSLKLRKIRTGVFVKASAGMMEMLQKVEPYVTYGYPNVKSVKDLIYKKGVVRVGKERIPLTDNNIVEQELGKHSIICIEDIVNEIVAVGPHFKSVTSFLCPFVLNNPEKVLQGKKKRFEDGGDSGNRKDKINELISKIN; translated from the exons atggcGACGGAGGAGGCGGCCCCAGCGGCTCTAAATTACATACCGGAAGTCGTgctgaagaagaggaagacTAATGAACAGTGGGCAGTCAGAAGAAAACTCCAGCAAGAGGAGAGGGCTAAGCGTCAAAAAAGCGGTAATTTTATCATCAAGAAGCCCGAGCAATTCATCCGAGAATATCGTGATAAG GAATTGGACCTAGTTCAAATGAAGAGTAGGGGGAAGCGAATCAGATCAGCATCAGTAACACCGGAATCCAATCTTCTGTTTGTCATTCGCATACGAGG AAAAAATGACATGCATCCAAAAACTCGGAAGATTCTGTATTCTTTGAAATTAAGGAAAATACGGACTGGAGTTTTTGTGAAGGCTAGTGCAGGAATGATGGAAATGTTACAAAAGGTGGAGCCGTATGTAACTTATGG ATATCCCAATGTGAAGAGTGTCAAGGACTTGATCTACAAGAAAGGTGTAGTAAGAGTTGGCAAGGAGAGGATTCCTTTAACCGATAACAACATTGTGGAACAG GAATTGGGTAAGCATAGCATCATATGCATAGAAGACATTGTGAATGAGATTGTTGCTGTTGGTCCCCATTTCAAGTCAGTCACCAGTTTCCTCTGCCCCTTCGTGCTGAACAATCCGGAAAAGGTGCTgcaaggaaagaagaaaaggtTCGAAGACGGAGGAGATTCTGGAAATAGGAAGGATAAGATAAATGAGTTGATCAGCAAGATTAATTAG